GACAAAAATGCTCATCTTCAAAAAAGCACATGATCATGGCAAGAAAGTTGTTTTAGCCTCAGGCGTTGCAGGGTTTGGCGATTGTGAAAACATTAAAATTAAGCGTGGCAAGAACTTTTCAATTGTGGGCGATTTTGTGACATCAATAAAAGAGAAAAAACCTCTTGCACCAAAGGTCATGGCAGTTGCCGCAATGCAGGCAGATGAGGTTTTGAGGATGGTGAGTGAACTTGAGTAAAGAAGAGAAGCTGCAGCTCTTTAGAAGTTATAACATCTATGGTCTTACCGCTGAGAAATTTTCAAATGGAAGGTCGAATATAGAGGTTGTAAAGGCAATGCTCGAAAGTGGAATAAAAATAATCCAGTACAGGGAAAAGTACAAAAGTCTCAAAGAAAAATATGAAGAGTGCCTGCAAATCAGAAAACTTACCAAGCAGTATGGTGCACTTTTGATAGTAAACGACCATGTGGACCTGTGCCAGATGGTTGGGGCGGACGGTGTTCACTTGGGGCAGGAAGACTATCCAGCAAAAGAGGTAAGAAAAATCTTAGGAAAAGACTTTATAATCGGTGTTACAACTCATACAAAAGATCAAGTTGAGAAAGCAGTGGAAGATGGGGCTGACTATATTGGTTTGGGGCCTGTGTTTCAGAGCTTTACAAAGGACAAGCCTCATCCGCCGATTGGCCTTGAGATGGTCAGCTGGGCAGCAAAAAACTGCAAGATACCTTTTGTTGCAATAGGTGGAATAAAAGAGCACAATCTAAAAGATGTGCTTGAGGCGGGTGCAAAGTGCGTCAGCCTTGTGACAGAGATTGTAGGTAGTGATGACATTTCACAAAAAATAAAAAGGCTTTGGGATATTATAAAAGAGTTTGAAAGGAGCTGATTTTGTGATGAAAACCCAGATGACATATGCAAAAGAAGGAATATTTACACGCGAGATGGAACTTGCAATCCAGAATGAAGAGATAGATAAAGAAGAATTTTTGCAAAAGGTTGCAGAGGGCAAGATTGTCATTCCTGCGAACAAGAACAGGAAAAGAGACAAATACTTTGCAATTGGAGATGGAACATATGTAAAAATCAATGTAAATATTGGCGTGTCAGAAGCATGTCCAAATTTTGATATAGAGGTTCAAAAGCTTGAGGTTGCCAAAAAATTTGATGTTGAATCTGTGATGGATTTGTCAAGCGGGCTTGATGCTTCAAACTTCAGAAAATACATTCTTCAAAACTATGACTTTATAGTAGGAACAGTTCCAGTTTACCAGGTTGCTTCAAGGCATGACGACATTACAAAGGTTGACAGCAAAGAGTTTATAGAAGAGATTGAAAGGCAGGCAGAAGAAGGGGTTGACTTTTTCACAGTACATGCAGGAATTACAAGAAGGACTTTGGAGAGGTTTGAAAAAAATGATCGTCTGCTCAAGATTGTCTCAAGAGGCGGTGCACTTTTATATAAATGGATGATGGCAAACCGAAAAGAAAATCCGCTTTATGAACACTTTGACGATATTCTAAAAATCTGCAAAAAACACGATGTCACAATAAGCCTTGGAGACAGTCTCAGGCCCGGCGCGGTCTATGATGCAACAGATGCGCTTCAGATAGAAGAACTTATAAACCTTGGCGAGCTTACCAAAATGGCCTGGAAAGAAGATGTGCAGGTGATGATAGAAGGGCCAGGGCACATGAGAGCAAACGAGATTGCAGCAAACATGGTAATTCAAAAAAGGCTTTGCCACGGTGCACCATTTTATGTTTTGGGGCCTCTTACAACAGACATTGCAGCTGGGTACGACCACATATCTGGTGCGATGGGGGCGCTCATTGCAGCTCTAAATGGAGCAGATTTTCTGTGCTATGTGACACCTGCTGAACACCTGCGACTTCCATCGGCAGATGATGTCAAAGAAGGAATTGTTGCGTTCAAGATTGCGGCTCATAGTGCTAATATTGCAAAAGGCTTTAAAAAGCCACTTGAAAAAGACATTGAGATGTCAATTGCAAGACGTGACCTTGACTGGGAGAAGATGATAAGCCTTTCGATTGACCCGCAAAAGGCAAGAGAGTATAGAAGCACATACCCTTCCGATACATGCTCTATGTGTGGAAGACTCTGTGCTGTAAAAAATTCAAGGGATGAGGCCGTGTTATAGACATCATAAAAAGATAGTTTGATGGATTCAATACATTTTAACAGGAGATGAAAAAAGTGAGAAAAGTTCTTATAATTGCTGGATTTGACCCCTCTGGTGGAGCTGGCATTGTACTTGACACAAAGGTTGTAAGAGCGCTTGGCGAGTTTGCAGCCTCTACGATAACCTGCTTGACAGTTCAAACTACAGAAAGGGTCTATGATGCAAAAACCATAGACCCTGATTTTTTTGAGTATCAGCTTCAAAAGATTATTGAGGATATAGAGCCAGATAGCGTCAAGATTGGACTTTTGGGAAGTGAAGAAATAGCAAGGTCTGTGCTGAGGAATATAAGAAGGTATAATCTTAAAAACATTGTATGTGATCCAGTTTTGAAATCAACAAGCGGTTTTGAGTTTGGGAAAGATAAGTTTGTCGAGTTTTTGAAAAGCGAATTTTTAAAAGTTTGTAGCGTTATCACGCCAAACAAAACCGAGGCAGAAGTCATTTTTGATATGAAAATTGAAAATTTTGGAGAAGATATTTTAAATTCTATTCAACAAAAAATGAATAAGATGGGTATAAAGTCATGCGTTTTAAAAGGTGGGCATGTTGATGGCCATCTTGCAGAGGATGTTTTGATAACACAAACTGAAATTTATAGAGTTTCTGCTAAAAAGAAGGGCTCAACAGACAACATTCACGGCACTGGCTGTGCTTTTTCATCTGCGTTTGCTACTTTTCTTGCAAAGGGATATAATATGTATGACGCACTAAAACAAACAAAGGATTTTGTTTCAAACTTGATACACAATTCAATAAAGATAGGAAAGGGAAGACTTGTTTTAAATCCTTAAGAATACCCAGAAAAATTAGCTGAAGATATTAATGGGAAGGGGCATGGCAAGGTGGCAATAAAGTTTGAGCTGATAAAGAAGAGCAAAAAATCCAATGCAAGACGAGGAAGGCTCTACACACCACATGGAGTTATTGAAACACCGGTTTTTATGCCAGTCGGGACTCAAGCAACAGTCAAGGCAATTATGCACAGGGACCTGTATGAGATGGGAACTCAGATAATTCTGGCAAACACGTACCATTTGTATCTTCGACCTGGAATAGATGTCATAAAAGAAGCAGGTGGGCTTCACAAGTTCATGAACTGGCAAAAACCAATTTTAACCGACAGTGGCGGGTTTCAGGTGTTTTCGCTCAGCAAGCTAAGAACAATTACAGATGACGGTGTTGAGTTCAGGTCGCACATAGATGGTTCTCGGCACTTTTTCACACCTGAAAAGGTGATTGAGATTCAGAATATCCTTGGTTCAGATATAATAATGGCATTTGATGAGTGTGTACCATACCCTTGTGACCATGAGTATGCAAAGTGGGCTGTTGAGAGAACAGCAAGATGGCTCAAAAGATGCAAAGCTCATCACAAAAACACAGAAAATCAGGCTCTGTTTGGGATAGTACAAGGCTCAACTTACAAGGACTTGAGAATAGAAAGTGCAAAGCGCACGGTTGAAGAAGACCTTCCCGGCTATGCGATAGGCGGGCTTTCTGTCGGCGAGCCAAAAGAGCTCATGTATGAGATGATAGAGGTGCTTCACCCAATTTTGCCAGAAGACAGGCCACGATACCTCATGGGTGTTGGAACACCAGACTGCTTGTATGAATCTGTCATTCGCGGTGTTGACATGTTCGACTGTGTGTTTGCAACGCGAACTGCTCGAAATGGAACAGTTTTCACAAAAGAAGGCAGGATGATTATAAAAAATGCTCAGTATGCAAAGGATTTTCGGCCCATTGAAGAGGACTGTGACTGCTACACATGCCAGAACTTTACC
This Caldicellulosiruptor changbaiensis DNA region includes the following protein-coding sequences:
- the thiE gene encoding thiamine phosphate synthase, which translates into the protein MNLSKEEKLQLFRSYNIYGLTAEKFSNGRSNIEVVKAMLESGIKIIQYREKYKSLKEKYEECLQIRKLTKQYGALLIVNDHVDLCQMVGADGVHLGQEDYPAKEVRKILGKDFIIGVTTHTKDQVEKAVEDGADYIGLGPVFQSFTKDKPHPPIGLEMVSWAAKNCKIPFVAIGGIKEHNLKDVLEAGAKCVSLVTEIVGSDDISQKIKRLWDIIKEFERS
- the thiC gene encoding phosphomethylpyrimidine synthase ThiC, with translation MKTQMTYAKEGIFTREMELAIQNEEIDKEEFLQKVAEGKIVIPANKNRKRDKYFAIGDGTYVKINVNIGVSEACPNFDIEVQKLEVAKKFDVESVMDLSSGLDASNFRKYILQNYDFIVGTVPVYQVASRHDDITKVDSKEFIEEIERQAEEGVDFFTVHAGITRRTLERFEKNDRLLKIVSRGGALLYKWMMANRKENPLYEHFDDILKICKKHDVTISLGDSLRPGAVYDATDALQIEELINLGELTKMAWKEDVQVMIEGPGHMRANEIAANMVIQKRLCHGAPFYVLGPLTTDIAAGYDHISGAMGALIAALNGADFLCYVTPAEHLRLPSADDVKEGIVAFKIAAHSANIAKGFKKPLEKDIEMSIARRDLDWEKMISLSIDPQKAREYRSTYPSDTCSMCGRLCAVKNSRDEAVL
- the thiD gene encoding bifunctional hydroxymethylpyrimidine kinase/phosphomethylpyrimidine kinase, with translation MKKVRKVLIIAGFDPSGGAGIVLDTKVVRALGEFAASTITCLTVQTTERVYDAKTIDPDFFEYQLQKIIEDIEPDSVKIGLLGSEEIARSVLRNIRRYNLKNIVCDPVLKSTSGFEFGKDKFVEFLKSEFLKVCSVITPNKTEAEVIFDMKIENFGEDILNSIQQKMNKMGIKSCVLKGGHVDGHLAEDVLITQTEIYRVSAKKKGSTDNIHGTGCAFSSAFATFLAKGYNMYDALKQTKDFVSNLIHNSIKIGKGRLVLNP
- the tgt gene encoding tRNA guanosine(34) transglycosylase Tgt, with amino-acid sequence MAIKFELIKKSKKSNARRGRLYTPHGVIETPVFMPVGTQATVKAIMHRDLYEMGTQIILANTYHLYLRPGIDVIKEAGGLHKFMNWQKPILTDSGGFQVFSLSKLRTITDDGVEFRSHIDGSRHFFTPEKVIEIQNILGSDIIMAFDECVPYPCDHEYAKWAVERTARWLKRCKAHHKNTENQALFGIVQGSTYKDLRIESAKRTVEEDLPGYAIGGLSVGEPKELMYEMIEVLHPILPEDRPRYLMGVGTPDCLYESVIRGVDMFDCVFATRTARNGTVFTKEGRMIIKNAQYAKDFRPIEEDCDCYTCQNFTRAYLRHLIKAEEILGAILLSIHNVRFLLRFMEKLRKDIEEDRI